From a region of the Candidatus Methanoplasma cognatum genome:
- the cobA gene encoding uroporphyrinogen-III C-methyltransferase, with amino-acid sequence MKGKVYLVGAGPGDTDLITVRGLNLLRKADVVVYDALIDAEILKECGSAELIDAGKRGGDHKMSQSEINNTLVRLAAEGKTVVRLKGGDPFLFGRGAEEAAELIKAGAEVHVVPGVSSSISVPELAGIPLTHRDHAPMVTIATGHERSDRDSDRMDWKKVAATEGTIVILMGIGNSEYISKELIEGGMNPETPAAVIVREEGRQRAETASLNKLPSLIIEKRMKAPGIIVIGDVVKERDILGDIH; translated from the coding sequence ATGAAGGGCAAGGTATATCTTGTAGGAGCGGGGCCGGGCGACACGGATCTGATCACAGTAAGGGGTCTGAACCTTCTGAGGAAGGCGGATGTCGTCGTGTACGATGCGCTCATAGACGCCGAGATACTGAAAGAATGCGGGAGCGCCGAACTGATAGACGCAGGCAAACGAGGCGGCGACCACAAAATGAGCCAGAGCGAGATCAACAACACTCTGGTCAGGCTTGCCGCTGAGGGTAAGACGGTCGTCCGTTTGAAAGGCGGAGATCCGTTCCTCTTCGGAAGAGGGGCGGAGGAAGCCGCGGAACTCATAAAAGCAGGAGCAGAGGTGCACGTGGTGCCGGGAGTGTCGTCATCTATTTCCGTGCCGGAACTTGCCGGCATACCTCTGACGCACAGGGACCATGCCCCGATGGTGACCATCGCCACGGGTCACGAAAGATCCGATCGCGACAGCGACAGGATGGATTGGAAGAAAGTTGCAGCGACAGAAGGGACGATCGTCATACTCATGGGGATCGGCAATTCAGAGTACATATCCAAAGAGCTCATAGAAGGAGGAATGAATCCCGAAACGCCTGCGGCTGTTATAGTACGGGAGGAAGGGCGGCAGAGAGCCGAAACAGCCTCGCTGAACAAACTGCCTTCTCTGATCATCGAGAAAAGAATGAAGGCGCCGGGGATAATAGTTATCGGAGATGTCGTAAAGGAGAGGGACATCTTGGGGGATATCCATTGA
- the hemC gene encoding hydroxymethylbilane synthase produces the protein MIIGTRDSRLALAQTDIFIETAVAHTDETMTIKKIKTAGDTDQTSELKDIGGYGAFVRELDNALVAKEIDVSVNSMKDVPVFRDTEIIIGAVLPRASCEDVILPMRIDELPFGAVVGSSSVRRTVILKSMRPDLEIKGLRGNIDTRLGKLDRGEYDAIILGKAGLDRLSIKREMHTLGIDDFVPAPGQGAIAVACRSSDRDIIDILGKTDDADTRAETQAERSIMRLMGGICSSPIGINAKREGDRLMIKGVFFDGTVLRRIDSTVPLDHTASDLERVASELKGIGK, from the coding sequence ATGATCATCGGCACCAGGGACAGCAGGCTGGCGTTAGCTCAGACAGACATATTCATCGAAACGGCGGTCGCACACACCGATGAGACGATGACAATTAAAAAAATAAAGACCGCCGGAGACACGGACCAAACGTCCGAACTGAAGGACATAGGGGGATACGGGGCATTCGTAAGAGAGCTGGATAATGCCCTGGTCGCAAAGGAGATAGACGTGTCGGTGAACTCCATGAAAGACGTACCCGTCTTTAGGGACACGGAGATAATCATCGGAGCGGTCCTCCCCAGGGCCTCCTGCGAAGATGTCATCCTGCCCATGCGTATCGACGAACTTCCGTTCGGTGCGGTCGTAGGGTCATCGTCGGTCAGAAGGACGGTCATTTTGAAAAGCATGCGTCCGGACCTTGAGATCAAAGGACTGAGAGGGAACATAGACACCAGGCTCGGTAAACTTGACAGAGGCGAATATGACGCGATCATATTGGGAAAGGCAGGGCTTGACCGTCTCAGCATCAAAAGAGAGATGCACACCCTGGGCATTGATGACTTCGTACCCGCGCCGGGGCAGGGTGCGATAGCGGTCGCCTGCAGGTCGTCCGATCGTGATATCATCGACATCTTGGGAAAGACGGACGACGCCGACACAAGGGCCGAGACCCAGGCGGAACGTTCCATCATGAGGCTTATGGGCGGTATCTGTTCATCGCCTATCGGTATAAACGCAAAAAGAGAAGGGGACCGGCTGATGATAAAAGGTGTGTTCTTTGACGGAACCGTTCTCAGAAGGATCGATTCGACGGTACCTTTGGATCATACAGCCTCAGATCTGGAAAGGGTCGCCTCGGAGTTGAAGGGGATTGGAAAATGA